Proteins from a genomic interval of Aureibacillus halotolerans:
- a CDS encoding histidine phosphatase family protein codes for MIFLVRHGETEWNVAKRLQGQMDLPLNENGVAQAKQLGAYFQDKQIRFDHVYSSDLKRAYQTATAVTETLSIDAIIPYVALRERYYGELEGKLIDEIMTFLPQYSINFGEPMSHGMESLEDMQDRMEKTLTKIAIETDGSPTLVVSHGGAINAFLHRITNGERGTGKGKLANASFTKLDWKDNTFSIVAYNEHLHEAPTVYQE; via the coding sequence ATTTTTCTAGTACGTCACGGTGAAACAGAATGGAATGTAGCAAAACGTTTGCAAGGACAGATGGATCTCCCACTCAATGAAAACGGGGTTGCCCAGGCAAAGCAATTAGGAGCGTATTTTCAAGATAAACAAATCCGTTTTGATCACGTCTATTCGAGTGACTTGAAGCGTGCTTATCAAACAGCAACCGCGGTCACTGAGACGTTGTCTATTGATGCCATTATTCCATATGTCGCTCTTCGCGAACGTTATTATGGAGAGCTAGAAGGCAAACTGATTGACGAGATCATGACCTTTTTGCCTCAGTACAGCATCAACTTTGGCGAGCCCATGTCGCATGGCATGGAGTCGCTTGAAGACATGCAGGATCGTATGGAGAAGACGTTGACAAAGATAGCGATAGAAACAGATGGATCTCCAACCTTGGTGGTTTCACATGGAGGGGCAATTAATGCCTTTTTGCACCGAATTACAAATGGAGAGAGAGGGACAGGAAAAGGCAAGCTCGCCAACGCCTCTTTCACTAAGCTTGATTGGAAAGACAACACCTTTTCCATTGTCGCATACAATGAGCATCTCCATGAAGCGCCTACAGTGTACCAGGAATAG